The following are encoded together in the Mycolicibacterium arabiense genome:
- the lsr2 gene encoding histone-like nucleoid-structuring protein Lsr2, whose translation MAKKVTVTLVDDFDGEAAADETVEFALDGVNYEIDLSAKNAAKLRNDLKSWVEAGRRVGGRRRGRSAGTGRGRASIDREQSAAIREWARRNGHNVSTRGRIPADVIDAFHAAT comes from the coding sequence ATGGCGAAGAAAGTTACCGTCACCTTGGTCGATGATTTCGATGGTGAGGCAGCCGCCGACGAGACCGTTGAATTCGCGCTCGACGGGGTGAACTACGAGATCGACCTTTCCGCGAAGAATGCCGCAAAGTTGCGCAACGACCTGAAGTCATGGGTCGAGGCGGGCCGCCGGGTCGGTGGCCGCCGTCGTGGCCGCTCGGCGGGCACCGGTCGCGGCCGTGCCTCGATCGACCGCGAGCAGAGCGCAGCCATCAGGGAGTGGGCGCGCCGCAACGGCCACAACGTCTCCACCCGCGGCCGGATCCCGGCCGACGTCATCGACGCCTTCCACGCCGCAACGTAG